From the Lactuca sativa cultivar Salinas chromosome 9, Lsat_Salinas_v11, whole genome shotgun sequence genome, the window GGGTGGGcggatttatttttattttataataataaaaaggtAAAAGAATTAAATTAATATGTAAACGAAATTAAAAGGATAAAATAGACATTTTAAGTTTCACAAGGACTAAATCCATAATGAAACCAGCTTATTAAGACGTTCTATGTAATTTTTAAAGTTTAGGGACCCAATCCACATAAAATCGCAAACTATAGTGACAAAATTTGACGTTCTTTAAGGGTATGAACATCATTTTATTTTTCTATATATTTAGAAACATTAATATTAATTCCTAaaattagaataaaaataaaatttttagattaaaaaaaatcatgattTTCATTACTTAAAAGAAACATAGATTTTTCGTTTTTTAAGTAGTATTtctttaaatttcaattttttaagaAATgtagatttttaatttttaaaaaaaaaaattgtatttttttagcaaataataattattttaaaatgatatttttcaaaaagaaaatgtaATATTTTTGAACACCTTTAGATTTAAAAAAACTGTAAATTTTTAACAAAAACATTATTTTGTtccacttttatatatatatatatatatatatatatatatatatatatatatatatatatatatatatatatatatatatatatatatatatatagagagagagagagagagagagagagagagagagagagagagagagagagagagagagagagagagagagagagagagaggggatgaAGGGCTAGTGCACATGGCCTATTTTCTTTTTCAGGGTCATAATTTGCTTTACTAATTTTTCAGCCTAAAGCAACGATAGTCCAATATCCGAGAAGTCAACATTGATTGGTCACAACAAAACAATCGATCATTGATGATTCATACGGGTGGAGGGTTAGTGTGATTTTGTGAATGAGTTTAAGGTTAGAAAAGGATTTCAATAGAATGATAATCAAGGTAGATAAGAACTTAATCAACCTACATTTTATTCCACCTCAATGACAAAGTTTGGATGTCTTATGGCGTATACGTTTTACAAAAGTCCAAGTTTCACAAAATCAATAATGCGATAATCCAACAAGAATACTTCTAATTTCGGTACAAAACTAAGAAGAAATGCATTTGATTTATGTAAATATGTTTGTTCTAAGTTCTAGGTTCTAAGAGAAACAAAAATAACTTGGTGTGTACTCCAAAATTATGATGGATCTCAAAttttaacatcccaaattttagtTTCAAAAGCTCCAAAAATTACATAACAAAGAACACCGAGGGGGTTGAAAAGTGATGGATTACTACTAAAAAAAACTTCCAATTTGGTATAAAAACTAACAAACATTgatcaaaatagaaaacacagTTGTAACTTCAACAAGCCGTTTAAGGTACATATAACATACATGGTGACTTGTTATCgttgtttaaaaaaaactttagtttatataattaaaatttaatacgTTAGTTCCTAATGACATTTTTTCTTCGGCTCGTCCTAAACACGTGAATACTTCAAGGtcggtcatatatatatatatatatatatatatatatatatatatatatatatatatatatatatatatatatatatatatatatatatatatatatatatatatatatgtgtatgtgtgtgtgtgtgatttcaattgagaaaataaaaaagataaaaaatgtGAGAATCATTCTCagacaatcatttatttttgccgtaaAACTCTCCATCATATATGCGAAAAGGAGGAAATGAATACACATGTTTTCCAACCAAACATATTTCCGTAAATtatgttaatcattaccttaatataaacaaaaacatagtttttttaatagtaatttttaagaagctatttttatcgaaaaattattttaaatatatcaaaattcataatttttattctttataaatagacattcatattgatatagttttaagataacataagaattttttttttctttttttctttttatagtttcagttcttgttattcataagtgaatgaaAATGAATTAAATCTTTATTACCGTATATTCGTTAATCGCTTATAAaaaatagtattttaattttttataatacAGTTTAAGTATcacttatatatgaatataacacgtaataatttttttatagtttacATTGCCCTCGTCAAATGTTATGTTCACATATGAGTAAAACATGAATTAACTTTTATCACAAGttattttcatatataaataacaCATTTATCAGAATTTTCTTAGAGTtcattttttattcatatatgaatatgaagtTCGAATTTTCAAAACACTTATTCTTTTATTAACATACgacttattcatatataaatatcaaaTTAATTGTAACAAAAATCTGATAAATGTTTACTCATGTATGTATATAGCATATGACGAAAGCTAATAAACGTTTTATTCATatacaaggttctaaatggcgtgaggcgtgacgTGGTGGCAAGGTCAAGCCTCaggcttaacgagccatggcgagccatagtgtttttcaaggcgtgatgtaaggcggcgattttgtattaatttaaaactatattaccacataaatataaatttatattaaatataactactttttataagtgttagatcaataactagaaACAAAAATTTAACGAAAACCACAATACCTGTATCTCCGATtaaaaaagacataacaaagagcaaaaaaacgtgtctcaaacgaaaaaacacgcgtcaTAACGcaccatggcgcgccatatcacgccttgccacgcgccacgcctaacaacAATGTTATGAGATTTTTCGTAACGGCGGagtcacgcctcacgccatggcgcgccttttagaacactgttcATATATAAATGTAAATTTGATGAAAGATGAtgtaaaaagttatattttagGTAAAAGAACtttattacatattatattcATTAATAAATAATACTTAAacgataaataaaaaaattaagaataTGTTttgttcataaatgaataaagaaaaattaaacataaattttatttataaatgaataaaGAATGTATTTCAATAAAATGTAATTCATTGTTGTTTACTTATCAATAACAAAAGTTGAAACTATAAaacaataatatttataaaaaaaataaattatatatatatatatatatatatatatatatatatatatatatatatatatatatatatattaaggtaatgattattatatttttaaaattatgtttggtttttaaaattatgtttgGTTTGAAAAAACATTTATATCTTTTGTCTATTTTCTTTGATACAACCAAATATTTTACGGcaaaataaatatatgatatTTGGTTACGGCAAAATAAATATAAGATTTGGATTGTTTCACCGATTCAtaacatttttatatataaaagtaCACTATCTCGATTTATTCATATACAAAAGCAAGTAGTACAAgagaatataattaaattagtaATTAAACCAAAAGTTGGTTGAACATCATATTATATTACAATATAATATATGCAAAAAGCAAAAGCACAATAAGAATGACACCCTGGGAATAATATAACAGTGACCCACGAAACCGCTAATGGTTTCATCACCTTTTACACATTTTGTTTGATTCCTTCCAGCCTCACACTCGACTACATCCCTCCTGATATTATATCTTTCCAAAAATGCCTTCCTTGTAATTACCAAAAAGTCCTTCCCGCTCAAATGATTACAAGCCACGTTTTGTACATTGACTATAACCTCCCTTACGTACAACGCGACCCCTCCTTTACCAGCGCCCAGCTTCACCTCTATTCTACATTCAACCGTTTCATTTGCGTTGCACCCGGGTAGAACGACGACGTATCGGAGATAGATGCTGTCAGTTATCCATGCAAGAACAGGTTTAATGCTGGATAGGTTTACCGCTTGTTTCAGGGTCGGATCAATTAAGATCCAGTTTAGTGTTATAGATTCTTGAAGGTGTGATATTGTTGCGTCGTCGGAGTCTACCACGTCCTCGACATTAAAGTCAATGGATCGAGGCATTCCGGTGACTTCTGGATCATCGTTTAGCACAATCTTGAACGCCGATGATAGAAAATCGGTTGTGGTGTCGGTGAATTCGGCTCTGGAGTAAATGATGTCGTCATGGTAGCGTATATCCACAGCCGAGATGAGTTCAGATGGAAAAGGTTGATGAGTTAAGGAGCAATCTGGGTGGGAGATAGAGTAGGAACGATGGTGGTTAGGGTGTTTGACGACTGTGATTGGAGGCTGAAAAGAGTCTTGGAAGAAAGAGCGGTGACCGGCGGGGAAGGTGGAGATGAGGTGGTGAATACGTGGGTGGGTTATCGACGGCCATGTGGACTTGCAGATGTCAGCCCAGAGCATGTCATCGGCGCATAGGGCTCGTATATACGATGATGCAGTTGCGGCGGAGGAGAGTGATTGACCGTCGAGTCGTGGTAGGATATGGGTCTGGATGATGAGTGGGTGGAGATCGGTGAAAGTTGATGGAGAAGAAGCAGATGCCATGGCTAACAGAAGTAAAGGTTGTCGGATTGGTATGGGCAGAGACGAGGTATAATTATAGCTGGGGTTTGAAAATGATGTGGATTAAAGTCGAAATATACACATAATAAAGTCGGCCATAAAAACAAAAATCGAAATTAAACAAGAAGACCACATGAGAATATGTATATTTAAAATATTGTGTAAAGCAGATTCGAAGACAGTGAACTTAACATCAAATTTAGAGTAAATTTCTTTGTGTAGTTCCAAACATATTTTGGGTCACCGCGAGAACAAAAACTGGACCCTTAAAATACACAAATTTCATCAAATTTTTTACAATAACTCAATAATTATAAGAAAATTATTTGtattatcttctaaatataaAAATTTCCATAAAAAATTTGGGCCCCTTTAAAAGATGGGCCCTAGACGGTCGTCCCTATTGCCCACCTTCTAGGACGGGCCTGATTTCTTCCGACGACCATTTATAATTTGTAGGTTTGGTCTCTAATCCTTTTTTAACTTTGAATGCCCATAAAATCAATTTTTCTTCCGCATTTAGTCCCTGTCATTCTTAAAAAAGATTATATAGcccttttgattttatttttaattttctattatttatttataattaatctaataataataaaatagtttAATTACACAAATGGGACCCACCACCCACATTCATTACCCATACTTCACTTTCTCCATTGACTATCGACACCATCACCTGCGTACTTATCAACCCCGGTGAACACCAAATCTCCGACAAACTCCCCTGCAATCGTTCTGACACCCATATCCATCATCTGCGTATTGTCTTTCCCTTTTTTTTTTGTCCCTTACCCTTTTGTCTTCTTTTCCTGTGATCCATAAAAAAAATTCTGAAGTATTGAATCGAAAACGCCCCAAAAAATTAAGCTTATGCTGAAATCAAAATCTCCAATTAAACTTGAACACAAGAtgaaaacaaaacccaaaatcaaaattaaacatgAATATAAAATCAATTTCTGAAATCTAAACCTGAAATTTTTGTTAACTGATTTCTTCTTCAACTGAAATCAAATTCATGGATTTCGACAGAATATAATCAAAATTGGCACCAAGTCATGGATGAAACTAAAAGAATATGGATGAATCAGAGTTGTAAATAGTTAGGCCTTTCAACTAGATATATTGGTATCGATTTTGTTCATGTTGATGATGTTCCGCCTACCCACACCACCGAACTGAGAATAGCTAAATGGAATTGATGGATGACGGTCACGACTTGTGAGGAGCTGAACAAAAAAGATGGGATTGTGGTTGATCGTGTGTTCCAAAACTTGACCTACCTCTTTGGAACCTCGAGGTGTGGATGTGACGGTGGTTATGGGTGGTTGTTTCATCGATTTAGGGTTacaatgtaacatccataaaaattaggccaaatttaaactttttcaaaacatttcaaaactattaattattacaaaacttgttttcaaaatagtataatatcATAGTGTCCCAGAAACAaatcataaacatgaggagctttattatgatcacgcctttgccttcccacaatcatctgatgtacctgaaacaaaaactgaaactgtaagtctGAAGCCTAGCGAGTCTCCCCAAAATACCCATGACATACAGATATaaccataaacatataaacatatactcAGGGACTTCAGCatatccggaccgcttgctgggccttcggcctgactagattTGCTCGGCCCGGGCGTGCAGTCTACCCGGTCCACccagggtatcttggcctactgcacacagcagggtCTGCCACAACCCTTTCGcaaaccaacaaacatgtgcacatacatataaaAAAGTAAACATGCagatctaaccgatcactaatcatggcaaccatcctacaaccaggataccg encodes:
- the LOC111917679 gene encoding F-box protein At2g27310 encodes the protein MASASSPSTFTDLHPLIIQTHILPRLDGQSLSSAATASSYIRALCADDMLWADICKSTWPSITHPRIHHLISTFPAGHRSFFQDSFQPPITVVKHPNHHRSYSISHPDCSLTHQPFPSELISAVDIRYHDDIIYSRAEFTDTTTDFLSSAFKIVLNDDPEVTGMPRSIDFNVEDVVDSDDATISHLQESITLNWILIDPTLKQAVNLSSIKPVLAWITDSIYLRYVVVLPGCNANETVECRIEVKLGAGKGGVALYVREVIVNVQNVACNHLSGKDFLVITRKAFLERYNIRRDVVECEAGRNQTKCVKGDETISGFVGHCYIIPRVSFLLCFCFLHILYCNII